Below is a genomic region from Novosphingobium sp. EMRT-2.
CTGTCGCTGGCGGTAAACACGACGGCGCGCTGTCCGGGAACCGCGGCGTAACGATTGACGTAAGTCGAGACAGCCGAGGCAGTCATGACACCAGGCCGGTCATTGCCACCGAACACCAGCGGCCGCTCGATGGCGCCTGTCGCGAGGATGGCGCGGCGGGAGACGATCTTCCACAACCGCTGACGCGGCTGCCCCGGCAGCGGGGCGACAAGATGGTCGGAAACGCGTTCGACGGCCACATATTCGTCGTCATAGACCCCGAATACGCCGGTACGGCTGAGCACGCGCACGTTCGGAAGCGAGGCCAGCTCCGCCAGCACCTGTGCAACCCATTGCACTGCGGACATGCTGTCGATCTCCTGCCGCTCGCTCAGCAGGCGCCCGCCGGGACGGGCGTCCTCGTCCGCCAGCATGACGCGCAGCCCTGCACGTCCTGCGGTCAGGGCCGCCGCAAGACCGGCCGCACCACCACCGATGACGAGCAGATCGCAGAAGGCATGCTCGCGGTCATACTCGCTCGGATCGGGCAGCATGGAGAGCTTGCCCAGCCCCGCCGCCCGCCGGATAAGCGGCTCGTACACCTTCTCCCAGAATTTAGCGGGCCACATGAAGGTCTTGTAATAGAAGCCCGCCACAAAGATCGGCGAGGCAAGCTGATTCACGGCCAGCAGATCATAGCGCAGACTGGGCCAGCGGTTCTGACTGCTCGCCTCCAGACCGTCGAACAGCGAGACGGTGGTCGCGCGCGTATTCGGCTCGGCGTGGGCGCCGGTACGCAGGGTGACGAGGGCGTTGGGCTCCTCGCTTCCCGCTGTGAGGATCCCGCGCGCCCGGTGGTACTTGAACGAGCGGCCGACGAGACGGACATCATTAGCTACGAGAGCGGAGGCGAGAGTGTCGCCCTCAAAGCCCGAATAGGCCTTCCCGTCGAAGGTGAAGGAAAGCGGGCGCTGCCTGTCGATCAGGCCACCGGCAGAAAGGCGGCTCATGCGGGTGTCTCCCGGGACAGCGTGGCGGCGGCGATGCGGTGTGTGCGGGTGTGGCGCAGCACGGTGATCCAGTTGCGGCACCCTTGCGCATGGTACCAGTGCTCGGCCATCTCGCCGATCACGTTGTCGCGCAGGTACACATAGTCGTAGAAGCCGTCCTCGCCTTCAGGGCGGCGGGGCGAAGCATCGCCGCGATAGACGAATTCCTGGGAGTCACGTTCGCCGCAATAGGGACAGGGTATGCGCATGGCCTCGTTCCCTCAGTGAAGATTGGGTTGGGCGCCGGCGCCCTTTTCGTCGATCAGATGACCGCGCTCGAAGCGGTCGAAGCGGTAGGCGGCAGCCGTATCGTGCGGGGCGCCCGTCGCGAGCAGATGGGCAAAGCAGCGCCCGGCGGCCGGCGTTGCCTTGAAACCGCCGTAGCACCAGCCCCCGTTAAGATAGAGGCCCTCGACCGGGGTGCGGTCAATGATCGGGGAGCCGTCCATCGACATGTCCACGACACCGCCCCAGGAACGCAGCAGGCGGGCGCGACCGATCATCGGCATGATCGCCATGCCACCCTCGCACACGTCCTCCACTACCGGCATGTTCCCCCGCTGGGCGTAAGTGTTGTATCCGTCGATGTCGCCGCCGAAGACGAGCCCCCCCTTGTCCGACTGGCTGATGTAGAAGTGTCCGGCCCCGAAAGTGATGACGCCGGGAATGACCGGCTTCAGCCCCTCGGTCACGAAGGCCTGGAGCACATGGCTCTCGATCGGCAGGCGCAGCCCGGCCATCGCTGCGACGGCAGAGGAATGTCCGGCCACCGACAGGCCGACTTTGTTCGCGCGGATTGCACCGCGCGTTGTCTCCACGCCGGTGACGGCGCCGCTGGCGTCACGAAGGAAGCCCTTGACCTCGCAGTTCTGAATGATGTCGACCCCAAAGTCGGAAGCGCCGCGGGCATAACCCCAGACGACCGCGTCGTGCCGGGCAGTACCTCCGCGACGATGCAGCAGGCCACCCATGATCGGGAAGCGGGCCGAATCGAAATTCAGGAACGGTGCCATCTTGCGCACCGCGTCCCGGTCCAGCAATTCCGCTCCCGCGCCATGGAGCAGCATCGCGTTGCCGCGCCGGGCGAAAGCATCACGCTGGGCATCGCTGTGGTACAGGTTCAGGATGCCGCGCTGGCTGACCATCACATTGTAGTTCAGGTCCTGCTCCAGCCCTTCCCAAAGCTTCATCGAAAATTCGTAGAAGGGCTCGTTGCCGGGCAATCCGTAGTTGGAGCGGATGATCGTGGTGTTGCGTCCGGCGTTGCCGCCGCCGATCCACCCACGCTCGACCACTGCGACGCGGCGGATACCGTGGACCTTGGCGAGGTAGTAGGCAGTGGCCAGGCCGTGGCCGCCGCCACCGACGATGACGATATCGTAACCCTCAGCAGGCGCGGAATCGCGCCAGGTCGGGCGCCAATCGCGATGCCCCTTGAGAGCGTGCGTGGCAAGATTGAAAATGGAAAAGCGCGTCATGCGTGCGGCGCCTCGAAATTCGTGTGATGTGATGTCTTGTAAGTAGCCGTTCGGCACCATATCGCTTGTCCATGAGCGACCCTTATATGACCAAAACCGACAAGCTTCGCAGCGCTGAAGAAATTCGGACGCTAGGGCTGTTGCTGATCGACGGATTCTCGCTGATGTCCTATGCCTCAGTAATTGAGGTCTTCCGCGCAGCGAACGCGCTGGCGGGGCGCACGCTCTATCGCTGGTCCCACATTTCAGTTGATGGAAGGCCGATCCATGCGTCGAATGGCGCAACGATCCTAGCCGACTTCGCGGTGGGCCAGCCGTTTGACTGCGAAACGCTGTTCGTTTTCGCAGGCGGTGACCCCACGGGGTTTTCGGATGCACGCACATTTGCTTGGTTACGGCGCATGGCGGCACAGGGCGCAGTCATCACAGGGGTATCTGCTGGCCCTTTCCTGCTGGCGCGGGCCGGGCTTCTCGATGGTTATCGCGCGACGATCCATTGGGAGCATCGGCCCGTCTTCGTTGAAACTTTTCCGAATGTTTCGCCAGAAACCGTACTGTTTGTCATCGACCGCCGCCGCGTGACCTGCGCGGGCGGGATGGCGGGTTTGGACCTGGCGATCGAAATGATCGAGCGTGAGCAAGGTTACGGCCTTTCCTCGATTATTTCGGACTGGTTCATCCGTACCGATACCCGTAGGGCCGACCGCCCTCAGCGGTTGAGCCTGCGCGAAAGGCATCAGGTGTCCAATGACACGGTACTGAAGGTACTCGCTCATATGGAGGAAACGGTGGAGGAACCATCCCCGCGCGAAACCCTAGCTAAAATCGCAGAGGTCTCGGTCAGGCAATTGGAACGCCTGTTCCGCAACCATCTCAGTGCGACCATGCGGGAGAGCTATATGCGCATCCGGCTCGAGAAGTCGGAGCAACTCTTGCGCACGACGGCGCTGTCCGTCACACAAGTTGCATTAGCTTGCGGGTTTCAGAGTGCCAGCCATTTTAGCCGCAGTTTTCGTGATCGCTATGGGAAACCGCCCTCGGGGCGGGCGAGGAGAGATCGAGAATCCTAATCGGGGGCGTTCGCGGGCCGGTGTTCCCAGCACGAGGCCGGGAATTGGACTCAGCACCAGCATCGTCGCCACGGGAAGTTCGGATCGGGCCATCGATACGTGGTTCACGCGAGTCGAGGACGTCCACGGTGCGCAGCCGGTCGAATGAATCGCGCGCCAGCCATGAAGCGATGGCAATCTTGGCATGATCGCGGGCCGTTGGGCAAAAGACCCGTCACCGCGTCGACGGCGAATCGAACATCACGCCGCAAGTGGACGAGGCAGATGTCGGACGCCAAAATAGAGCGCAATGGCGTGCAATGCGCTGTTATTGAGCGCCACAATAGACTGCATTCAAAGGGCGCAGCAGCGGCAGGCAGATCCGGTTACTGATCGGCGAACCGCTTGGCCAATCTGGCGCTTGCCCCACTTTTAGCGGCAAGCTTTGAGCCATACCGCAAGACGGTACGCGCATCGCGCCACCGGTAGGCCTGCATGATAGCTGGCAGTCCTTCTCCTGCCGCAAAATTGTCCTGGGCCACCCCGACCCGGATCGAATGTGACGAGACCGTGCTGAGCCAGCGGTCGCGTTCGGCTTCGCTCATTTCACCGAGCAGGCCCTTCTCCCAGGCGCGACGGATGAGCCGCCTGTAAATGAGTGTGATGCTGTTCGGGTGCAGGCGCTCGGTGCCGATGCTGTCGATCGAGCCGTCGAAGTGCGTCGTCACGCGGCGCAGCAGCGGACCCTTGTCCACCCTGCCCGCTTCACGCCAGCGGGCAATGGCCGCCATCGTCGCGGGAGAAAGATAAGCCTCGGCTCCGGCTTGCTTTCGGTCGGTCTTGCTTGAAGGGATGTGCAACAAACCGGCTCCGTCGCTGTCGGGCCCCTCGATATGCCCGACATCGATCGCGACCAGTTCCGAGCGCCGCGCGGCTGTATCGTAAGCGATGCGCAACATGGCCGCGTCGCGCATCCCCAATTCATCGCGGCGGCAGGCCTTGAGCACATGGGCCAGGCACACGCCAGAGGCGGGACTGTCGAGATCAGCGATGTCGCCCTTGAACCGGATGGCGCGCGCCTGCCTCTGGCGCACGCCGAGATGATTGCGCGCCGCCTTGCGCTCGAACTTGACCAGCGCTGCGGCGGTCGGATCCGTCAACCCTGCCATGCGGTAGGCCCACCCGACATGGACGAGGTAGCGCTCGATCGTGGCCATGGCGCGGGTCTTTACGGACGATGGATCGATCCCGGCAAGCGCACGGATCCAGGCGGCGACGTCGGCGGGTTCGGCCGCACCCGGTACAATCCGGCGTGAGTGGCACCACTGTCCCCACAAAGTCAGGTCCGAGCGGAACGCGCGCCGGGTATTGATCGACCAGCCCCGCATCGCGGCGTCGAGCAAGGCCTCGTCGATACCGCCACCCGGACGGGTTCCCGTCCCAATCAGGGGGCGTCACATAAAACGGGCACAGATATACGCTAAGCCTTTTGGGGCACGGTAGCGCCGATCTTTTGGCGCAGCGGCCGTAGCGTGCCGGTCGTTAAGTCATGATCCGTCCAAAGGTAATCGCCGGTCAGATTGATGTGTTGCCAGCCCAGCGGTGACAGATGTTGGAGAAATTCGGCCGGGATTTCCTTTCCTTGCTGCTCCATATGGCGAAGCACCGCCTCGAGGTAGGTCGTGTTCCAGAGGACAATGGCTCCAGCCACCAGATTGAGCGCGGACGCTCGGTGTCCTTGAGCCTGTAGCCCATGGTCGCGTATCCGGCCGGTGCGGTGAAAGAAGATCGCGCGCTTGAGGGCGTTCTGCGCCTCGCCCTTGTTCAGTTCGCGCGTAGCACGGCGCCGTTCTTCCAGCTTTTCGATCCAGTCTAGGGTGAAAAGCGTCCGTTCAACCCGGCCTATCTCGCGTAGCGCCAGCGCCAGGCCGTTGGCGCGCGGATATGAACCAAGGCGCTCGAGCATGGTGGAGGCACTCGTGACTCCGGTCCGGATAGATGTTGCGAGGCGGACGATGTCTTCCCAGTGGCTAGCGATGAGCTGTTCATCAATGGCTTGCGCGGCCATCGGGGCTATGGTCGGCCCTGGCCGCGCATCGCGGAACAAGTGGAGGCGCCGGGCGGCGATATTGGGAATTCGCGGTGCGAACTGGAACCCCAGCAAATGGCAGAGCGCGAAAACATGGTCGGAAATGCCGCCGCCATCGGTATGGTGGCGTTCAATCGCAAGTTCGGCACCATGATGCAGCAGGCCGTCAAGGACGTGGGCTGCCTCGCTCGCACCGGCGGAAATAACCTTGGCATGAAACGGCGCATAGCGATCCGAGACGTGAGTATAGAAGGATACCGAAGGTTCACTGCCCTTGTGGGGATTGACAGAACCGGTCGCCTGCGCGCGGCGATCAAGTGGAAAGTTCTGGCCATCGGAACTCGACACATTTCCATCGCCGAACACATTTGACAGCGTCATGCGATGCTGAGCATCGGCCAACATCGCCAAGGCGGCGCCGTAGCTGTCTTCGCGTAAATGCCATGCCGCAAGCCAACCGAGTTGGCGCTGGCTCACCAAATCGCAGGCCTCTGCCATGCGGGCGTGGCCGAGATTGGTGGCGTCGGCAAGAACCGCTGTCAGGACAGTGCGGGGATCATCATGTACGCGGCCCGTGGTGAGATGGGTAAAGCATTTCGAGAAGCCGGTCCAACGATCAACCTCCGCCAGCAGGTCAGTAATGCGGATGGCCGGCAAATGGCCATACAAGGGAGAGAGTGCCCTTTCGGCTTCCTCCGGTGTGATGGCTCGAAGTGGCGATATCCGCAGCTTGCCGCCTGAAAAGTGCACATCTTCGAGCCCGTCCGCTTCCACCTTTGCGTCCACCTCGGCCAGCCTTCGGGAAAGGAGCGCCTTGCGCTCCTCGAGCCAGACTGCGGCCGTATCGGCGACCGGGACAGGCAATGGACCAGCGGCCCTCATAGCAGTGAACACCGGGGTGGAGATAAGTTGCTGCTCCACGGCTCTGTATCGCCGGCTGCCTTCGACCCACACGTCACCCGCTCGCAAGCGGTCCCGCAACTCGGCGAGGACACAGAACTCGAAAATACGGCGATCAAGACCGGCTCGGCCAATCCGTCGCCGCCATGCCGGTCGGACGAAACCAAGCGC
It encodes:
- a CDS encoding sarcosine oxidase subunit delta; amino-acid sequence: MRIPCPYCGERDSQEFVYRGDASPRRPEGEDGFYDYVYLRDNVIGEMAEHWYHAQGCRNWITVLRHTRTHRIAAATLSRETPA
- a CDS encoding sarcosine oxidase subunit beta family protein, whose amino-acid sequence is MTRFSIFNLATHALKGHRDWRPTWRDSAPAEGYDIVIVGGGGHGLATAYYLAKVHGIRRVAVVERGWIGGGNAGRNTTIIRSNYGLPGNEPFYEFSMKLWEGLEQDLNYNVMVSQRGILNLYHSDAQRDAFARRGNAMLLHGAGAELLDRDAVRKMAPFLNFDSARFPIMGGLLHRRGGTARHDAVVWGYARGASDFGVDIIQNCEVKGFLRDASGAVTGVETTRGAIRANKVGLSVAGHSSAVAAMAGLRLPIESHVLQAFVTEGLKPVIPGVITFGAGHFYISQSDKGGLVFGGDIDGYNTYAQRGNMPVVEDVCEGGMAIMPMIGRARLLRSWGGVVDMSMDGSPIIDRTPVEGLYLNGGWCYGGFKATPAAGRCFAHLLATGAPHDTAAAYRFDRFERGHLIDEKGAGAQPNLH
- a CDS encoding GlxA family transcriptional regulator, with translation MTKTDKLRSAEEIRTLGLLLIDGFSLMSYASVIEVFRAANALAGRTLYRWSHISVDGRPIHASNGATILADFAVGQPFDCETLFVFAGGDPTGFSDARTFAWLRRMAAQGAVITGVSAGPFLLARAGLLDGYRATIHWEHRPVFVETFPNVSPETVLFVIDRRRVTCAGGMAGLDLAIEMIEREQGYGLSSIISDWFIRTDTRRADRPQRLSLRERHQVSNDTVLKVLAHMEETVEEPSPRETLAKIAEVSVRQLERLFRNHLSATMRESYMRIRLEKSEQLLRTTALSVTQVALACGFQSASHFSRSFRDRYGKPPSGRARRDRES
- a CDS encoding tyrosine-type recombinase/integrase, whose amino-acid sequence is MRGWSINTRRAFRSDLTLWGQWCHSRRIVPGAAEPADVAAWIRALAGIDPSSVKTRAMATIERYLVHVGWAYRMAGLTDPTAAALVKFERKAARNHLGVRQRQARAIRFKGDIADLDSPASGVCLAHVLKACRRDELGMRDAAMLRIAYDTAARRSELVAIDVGHIEGPDSDGAGLLHIPSSKTDRKQAGAEAYLSPATMAAIARWREAGRVDKGPLLRRVTTHFDGSIDSIGTERLHPNSITLIYRRLIRRAWEKGLLGEMSEAERDRWLSTVSSHSIRVGVAQDNFAAGEGLPAIMQAYRWRDARTVLRYGSKLAAKSGASARLAKRFADQ
- a CDS encoding Tn3 family transposase; this encodes MPRRSVLIEAQHAELFALPESEPDLVRYWTLSSADLRVITSRRRPHNRLGFALQLCALRYPGRLLKPGEFIPDAPLRFVGDQLGVEPDALADYATRGPTRYEQLDTLREVFGFRQLSRPIHAELQAWLLPIALTMTGGIDLARILMEEFRRRQIIVPGITSLERMVSKALLDAERNVGNLLTGSLTSVQCGLLDSLLLQHNAGRISILAWIRQPPGRPGRRAFAEILERLSTLRAIGLEPEVVAPVHPERLRRLNQEGVRLTAQHLSVLNPIRRRAILAATVAEMQIALTDDAVMMFERLIGQMFRRAERREEAALKRDKRTINGKIRLLARLGTAIIDARDSGADPLSAIEEVIGWDDLGSEIEEAKRLVRPDPLDPVELARSNLPILRQIGPAFVASFTFGAVPACVGLARAIATMRDLGSGRLRKLPADAALGFVRPAWRRRIGRAGLDRRIFEFCVLAELRDRLRAGDVWVEGSRRYRAVEQQLISTPVFTAMRAAGPLPVPVADTAAVWLEERKALLSRRLAEVDAKVEADGLEDVHFSGGKLRISPLRAITPEEAERALSPLYGHLPAIRITDLLAEVDRWTGFSKCFTHLTTGRVHDDPRTVLTAVLADATNLGHARMAEACDLVSQRQLGWLAAWHLREDSYGAALAMLADAQHRMTLSNVFGDGNVSSSDGQNFPLDRRAQATGSVNPHKGSEPSVSFYTHVSDRYAPFHAKVISAGASEAAHVLDGLLHHGAELAIERHHTDGGGISDHVFALCHLLGFQFAPRIPNIAARRLHLFRDARPGPTIAPMAAQAIDEQLIASHWEDIVRLATSIRTGVTSASTMLERLGSYPRANGLALALREIGRVERTLFTLDWIEKLEERRRATRELNKGEAQNALKRAIFFHRTGRIRDHGLQAQGHRASALNLVAGAIVLWNTTYLEAVLRHMEQQGKEIPAEFLQHLSPLGWQHINLTGDYLWTDHDLTTGTLRPLRQKIGATVPQKA